The Nitrospira sp. sequence GGCAAAGAGGCGCTTGTAATTGTGTTGCACGAGGATAAAGAACGCCGCGAGCGCGAACGAGACGAGCCCAAAGCCGGCTAATAGACCGCCGGTAAAATCCGGAGGTACGGCCTGGTCGACGATGCCCCGGCATCTCAGAATGGCATAGACCGCCACGGTTTCCAGCACGCCAGCCAGCATGGCCGCTACCGGTGCCGGCGCCTCCGTGTAGGCATCGGGCAGCCAGCTGTGCATCGGCACGAGTCCGACTTTTGTGCCGTAGCCGACAAACAGAAACACGAAGGCCAATTTCAGAATGTGAGAATCCAGCTGTTCCGCCACCTGCTGGAGTTGGGTGATATTCAGGGCCGAACTGACATCTCCCAGCACGCGCAAGGAGGAATAATACATCAGCACGACTCCGAACAGAGCCAGGGAGATCCCGACGGAACAGAGGATGAGATATTTCCAGCCGGCTTCCAACGATTCGCGCCGCCGCCAGAAGGCGATGAGAAACGTCGTCGCCAGCGTCGTCGCCTCGATCGCCACCCATTGCACGCCTAAGCTGTTGGCAACCGTCGCAGTGACCATGGCCAGCAGGAACATATGAAACAGAAAGAAGAACAGATTGAGGCGTTTAGGCGCGATGACGCCGTGTACGACTTGTTCGTCCATATACGACCGCATATAGAGGGAACAGGCGAGGCCGACCGTCCCGATAATGAACAGAATGACCGACGAGAGAGCGTCGATGTACACGATCTCACCGAGCGCCGTGACCGACCCTTGCGCGAAGACGGATCGCGTGATCATGACTTCTGCGGCAACCAGTGTTCCCATGCTGGTCAAATTGGTCACATGAAGCCAGCGAGAGCTGGATAGCAGCAGGCTGAGCCCCCCAGCCACAAGTGGCGCGAGCAGGAGCAGGCTGATGGCGATCGTCGTGGCGAAATCGCTCATTCTTTCAGCTCGCTGAGGTGGGCGGTATCTACGCTATCGAAGGCATCTTGCAGCCGATTCGTATAGATGCCTGCGATCAAGGCGGCGACCAATACATCGAAGAACACGCCTAATTCAACGATCAGCGGCATGCCATAGGTTGCAGCCGTGGCTCCTAAGAAGAGGCCGTTTTCCATGACCAGGAACGCGATCATTTGCGTGACGGCCTTTTGGCGCGCGATCATCGTAAAGAAACCGATCAGCACGATCGCCAGCGCAATGGCCAGCGAATCCCGGGTCAGGAGATGTCCAAACGGAATGATCGGCTGTGTAATTAGGAAGGCGACCATGACCAGCACCCCGCAGATGAGCAGGCTGGCCGGCACATTGATATTCATCACCAGTTCACGTGAAACATTGAGTCGCTCGATCACCTTTTTTAAGATCCGGGGGATGACGATCGCCTTGATGACGATGGTCAGAGCAGCGGCGATGTAAATATGGTGAATCCCCGTCAGCAATGCGACGAGCGTCGCGGTGAGCGCGAGGAAAATCGATTGCAAGGCAAACAGATCGACACAGGCCGACAGGCGACGCTGTGCCACAATTCCAAAACAGGTTAGCAGCAAGAGAGCCGAACCCAAGTCTACCAATTGTGATCCGATCGGTGGTGTCATCAGCGGCACATCAGCCTCGCCGGACGTAGAAGAAGACGAGTCCGAGCAGTGCCAGGATAAACGCGGTTCCCAGCAAGTCCGTCACTCTGAATAAACGCAACTTGGCAAACATCGATTCAAGGATGCCGATCAACACCGCCAATCCCGAGATTTTTACGAGATAGGCTGCCAAGCCGATACCGAGTGCAGCCGGCTCCATATTGGTTGCAATCCCCCAGGGAGCGGACACGTTGGCGATCAAGGTAAGAAATACCAAGAGCTTGAGTCCCGCCGCCCATTCGACCAGCGCCAGATACCGTCCCGAATATTCCAAAATCATTGCTTCGTGGATCATCGTGAGTTCGAGGTGGGTGGCTGGATTATCCACCGGCACCCGCCCGGTTTCGGCAATGGCCACGATGACCAGTGCAGCGAACGCCATGAGATGAGGCGACGGATCGGTCACAATGCCTTCGAGTAACGCCGTCTTGTGGACGATGGTGCTCAGATTCGTAGACCCTGCCGTGAGCGCGATTGCAAAGACCGATAGCATCATGGCCGGCTCGGTCATCGACGCCACAATCGCTTCGCGGCTGCTCCCCATCCCTCCGAAGGTCGAACCGGCGTCGAGACCGGCCAGCATCAAAAAGAACGTGCCCAAGGCTAGCAGATAGACGAGGGCGATGATGTTGCCTGCGAAGTTCAACGGAGTCCTGGAGATAAACACTGGCACCAGCAGCCCGGCCGCCAGCGTCGAAGCAAAGAGGATGTAGGGGGTGGCGGTGAAAATCCACGACGTGGTGGATGAGACAACCGGCTGCTTTTGAAAGAGCTTAGTCAGATCAGCGTAGGGTTGGAAGACGGAGGCTCCCCGCCGGCATTGCAGACGTGCCTTCACCTTCCTGATAAGGCCGACGATCAACGGAGCGGACGCCAATAAGACGACGGTCTGTATGGCGATAAGAATGAAGGCATCCAACATCGGCTTACACCGAGAACAATAACAGGACAATCAGCGTGACAAAGATATAGGCCAAGTACAGGTGCAGGCTTCCCGCCTGAATGACCCGCAGACGCCCAGCTAGGGCAGTAACAAGCGCGAGCACCGGATCATACAGATACTTCTGAAAGACCGGCTCAACGTGAAATTCAAAGCGCCGTCGTTTGGCGAAATACTGTGACTCGTGGAGAAACTCCGTCTCGAGCTTCACCGTCGGTTGATAAATCGAGCTGAATACTCGTTTGATGGGTTGCACAAATCCGGTCGCCGTATACTCCATGCGGGGCGTCAGGTTGATCCCGCAGCCCCACGTTTTGTAATAGCGCTTCCTCATGAGCCCGCCAAAGGCCGCCACGATCCCGAGCCCAAGCACTGAAAGCGCTCCCAGCAGCAGGGCGAGGATCGGTGGCGAAAGACTCGCAAACTCCACATTCACCGTAGCCAGCGCCCAACCGTCAAGGGCCAGCACCTGGCCTTCGATCGACACACCCGTGAACGGCGCGACAACTCGGTCCAGCAGCGGCACGACCACCATCGGTCCAAGACCAAGGGCGATACAGACCGTCGCCAAGAAGGCCATCGCTACACGCATGGGAATCGGAACCTCTCTCGCATGTCGTGCGTATGTGCTCCGTGGAAGGGCCAGAAACGAAATCCCGAACGCTTTTGCGAAGCAGGCCAAGGCGAGGGCTCCGGTCAGGGCCAGCATCGCCGCTGCAAGTGGGAGTATCAGCTTCAAGAAGGTGTCGGGAATGTGAAAGCTGAGAAAGAGGCTTTGGAACACCAGCCATTCGCTGACGAATCCGTTGGTCGGCGGCAGGGCGGCAATCGACACCGCCCCGATCAAGAAACAGGCACCGGTCCATGGCATGCGCCGGAGAAGGCCGCCGTATTCCTCCATGTTGCGTGTGTGCGTCGCATAGAGCAGCGAACCGGCTCCCAGGAACAGCAGGGCCTTGAACATGGCGTGGTTGATCGTATGATACAGTCCGGCCAGCAAGCCCAGCGCGGCAAACTCCTTGAGTCCGTAGGTCTGAAAAATCATCCCGGCCCCGATCCCCAACAGAATGATGCCAATGTTCTCAACACTGTGGTAGGCGAGTAAGCCTTTCAAATCATGCTCCATCAGCGCATACATCACGCCGAGCAACGCAGACACTGCGCCGATCACGAGGACAACGAAGCCCCACCACCAGGGGAATTGCCCGCCGAGGAAATCGAAATACACCCGAATCAGGGCATAAATAGCGGTCTTGATCATGACGCCGGACATCAGGGCTGAGATATGCGACGGTGCTGCTGGATGTGCGTAGG is a genomic window containing:
- a CDS encoding hydrogenase 4 subunit F; translated protein: MSDFATTIAISLLLLAPLVAGGLSLLLSSSRWLHVTNLTSMGTLVAAEVMITRSVFAQGSVTALGEIVYIDALSSVILFIIGTVGLACSLYMRSYMDEQVVHGVIAPKRLNLFFFLFHMFLLAMVTATVANSLGVQWVAIEATTLATTFLIAFWRRRESLEAGWKYLILCSVGISLALFGVVLMYYSSLRVLGDVSSALNITQLQQVAEQLDSHILKLAFVFLFVGYGTKVGLVPMHSWLPDAYTEAPAPVAAMLAGVLETVAVYAILRCRGIVDQAVPPDFTGGLLAGFGLVSFALAAFFILVQHNYKRLFAYSSIEHMGLAMVGFGVGGPIGNFGGLFHLVNHAFAKSLAFFAAGNIHRRFKTVEIDEVRGLTTVLPWSALALLIAGLALAALPPFALFSSEIQIVTALGSSGPPGDWTSQGARFLVVILLLGSLIAFAGLLYRITGMVWGIAPKGVVPGEQWSVGHVPIIFLGAVLVGFCWALPPPLQQLFDTASTLLVKR
- a CDS encoding hydrogenase — protein: MTPPIGSQLVDLGSALLLLTCFGIVAQRRLSACVDLFALQSIFLALTATLVALLTGIHHIYIAAALTIVIKAIVIPRILKKVIERLNVSRELVMNINVPASLLICGVLVMVAFLITQPIIPFGHLLTRDSLAIALAIVLIGFFTMIARQKAVTQMIAFLVMENGLFLGATAATYGMPLIVELGVFFDVLVAALIAGIYTNRLQDAFDSVDTAHLSELKE
- a CDS encoding NADH-quinone oxidoreductase subunit H — encoded protein: MLDAFILIAIQTVVLLASAPLIVGLIRKVKARLQCRRGASVFQPYADLTKLFQKQPVVSSTTSWIFTATPYILFASTLAAGLLVPVFISRTPLNFAGNIIALVYLLALGTFFLMLAGLDAGSTFGGMGSSREAIVASMTEPAMMLSVFAIALTAGSTNLSTIVHKTALLEGIVTDPSPHLMAFAALVIVAIAETGRVPVDNPATHLELTMIHEAMILEYSGRYLALVEWAAGLKLLVFLTLIANVSAPWGIATNMEPAALGIGLAAYLVKISGLAVLIGILESMFAKLRLFRVTDLLGTAFILALLGLVFFYVRRG
- the hyfB gene encoding hydrogenase 4 subunit B, encoding MLNLLWILLGGYVAGILLPLCLPRQPKAQIITTTAPAIVSTSTGVVLGLLGLTSSDPITGSLASTIPLLTFAIRIDPLAAFFVLTISLAGLAASIYAIGYMRHFDGHTSLPVLGALFNGFLCSMTVVVLADNGIFFLIAWELMSLLSYFLVVTEHENAEVRYAGLFYLIMTQVGTAFIILTFLIFFQEGGSFAFDAFRHPEQLLPENMRTIAFLMALIGFGTKAGIVPLHVWLPYAHPAAPSHISALMSGVMIKTAIYALIRVYFDFLGGQFPWWWGFVVLVIGAVSALLGVMYALMEHDLKGLLAYHSVENIGIILLGIGAGMIFQTYGLKEFAALGLLAGLYHTINHAMFKALLFLGAGSLLYATHTRNMEEYGGLLRRMPWTGACFLIGAVSIAALPPTNGFVSEWLVFQSLFLSFHIPDTFLKLILPLAAAMLALTGALALACFAKAFGISFLALPRSTYARHAREVPIPMRVAMAFLATVCIALGLGPMVVVPLLDRVVAPFTGVSIEGQVLALDGWALATVNVEFASLSPPILALLLGALSVLGLGIVAAFGGLMRKRYYKTWGCGINLTPRMEYTATGFVQPIKRVFSSIYQPTVKLETEFLHESQYFAKRRRFEFHVEPVFQKYLYDPVLALVTALAGRLRVIQAGSLHLYLAYIFVTLIVLLLFSV